A stretch of Aerococcus urinaehominis DNA encodes these proteins:
- the rplD gene encoding 50S ribosomal protein L4: protein MANVKLFKQDGSQAGEITLNDDVFAIEPNEQAMYDVILMQRASQRQGTHSVKSRGEVRGGGRKPWRQKGTGRARQGSIRSPQWVGGGRAFGPTPRSYAFKLPRKVRRLALRSALSEKLANDNLIVVEGLNFEAPKTKAFQEVLANLNVDTKVLVVVSADNDNAVLSGRNLANVTIVDENNVNVLALVSNEKVIMTQAALSKVEEVLA, encoded by the coding sequence ATGGCTAACGTTAAATTATTTAAACAAGATGGTTCTCAAGCAGGCGAAATCACTTTAAACGATGATGTGTTCGCAATTGAGCCAAATGAGCAAGCAATGTACGATGTTATTTTGATGCAACGCGCATCTCAACGTCAAGGAACGCATTCAGTTAAAAGCCGTGGCGAAGTACGCGGTGGTGGCCGCAAACCATGGCGTCAAAAAGGTACTGGTCGTGCACGTCAAGGTTCTATCCGCTCTCCTCAATGGGTAGGCGGTGGCCGCGCATTCGGACCAACCCCACGTTCTTATGCTTTCAAATTACCACGTAAAGTTCGTCGTTTAGCACTTCGTTCAGCACTTTCTGAGAAACTTGCAAATGACAACTTGATCGTAGTTGAAGGCTTAAACTTTGAAGCACCAAAAACTAAAGCATTCCAAGAAGTGTTAGCAAACTTAAATGTTGATACTAAAGTATTAGTTGTAGTATCAGCTGATAACGATAACGCTGTATTATCAGGACGTAACTTAGCTAACGTTACAATTGTTGATGAAAACAATGTAAATGTTCTAGCTTTAGTCAGCAACGAAAAAGTTATCATGACACAAGCAGCACTTTCTAAAGTAGAGGAGGTACTTGCATAA
- the rplP gene encoding 50S ribosomal protein L16, with the protein MLVPKRVKHRREFRGKMRGEAKGGKEIAYGEFGLQALDSKWITNRQIEAARIAMTRYMKRGGKVWIKIFPHKSYTAKAIGVRMGSGKGAPEGWVAPVKRGKIMFEVAGVPEEVAKEALRLASHKLPVRTKIVKREIGGESNE; encoded by the coding sequence ATGTTAGTACCAAAACGCGTAAAACACAGACGTGAATTCCGTGGCAAAATGCGCGGAGAAGCTAAAGGCGGTAAAGAAATCGCTTATGGCGAATTTGGCCTACAAGCCCTAGATTCAAAATGGATCACTAACCGCCAAATTGAAGCTGCCCGTATTGCCATGACCCGTTATATGAAACGTGGTGGTAAGGTTTGGATTAAAATCTTCCCTCATAAATCATATACAGCTAAAGCCATCGGTGTTCGGATGGGTTCAGGTAAAGGTGCACCTGAAGGATGGGTTGCTCCTGTTAAACGAGGCAAAATCATGTTTGAGGTTGCCGGTGTTCCTGAAGAAGTTGCAAAAGAAGCCTTACGTTTGGCATCTCACAAGTTGCCAGTTCGTACAAAAATCGTAAAACGTGAAATTGGTGGTGAATCGAATGAATAA
- the rplW gene encoding 50S ribosomal protein L23 encodes MSAHDIIIRPIITEASMEAMDNNKYTFEVQKGANKTQVKQAIEEIFDVEVEKVNIMNVKGKLKRMGRYAGYTRNRRKAIVTLAEGQSIEIFQDEE; translated from the coding sequence ATGTCAGCACACGATATTATTATCCGTCCAATCATTACAGAGGCTTCTATGGAAGCAATGGACAATAACAAATACACCTTTGAAGTTCAAAAAGGTGCTAACAAAACTCAAGTGAAACAAGCAATTGAAGAGATTTTCGATGTAGAAGTTGAAAAAGTTAACATCATGAATGTTAAGGGCAAGTTGAAACGCATGGGTCGTTATGCAGGCTATACACGTAACCGTCGCAAAGCGATTGTAACACTTGCTGAAGGTCAATCAATCGAAATCTTCCAAGACGAAGAATAA
- the rplN gene encoding 50S ribosomal protein L14, producing MIQTETRMKVADNSGAREVKTISILGGSGRKTANIGDIVVCSVQQATPGGVVKKGEVVKAVIVRTKTGVRRNDGSYIKFDENACVIIREDNSPRGTRIFGPVARELRENNFMRIISLAPEVL from the coding sequence ATGATTCAAACAGAAACTCGTATGAAGGTTGCTGACAACTCAGGCGCCCGCGAAGTTAAAACAATTTCAATCCTAGGTGGTTCTGGTCGTAAAACTGCTAACATTGGCGATATCGTTGTATGTTCAGTTCAACAAGCAACACCCGGCGGCGTTGTTAAAAAAGGTGAAGTTGTTAAGGCCGTAATCGTGCGGACTAAGACTGGTGTTCGCCGTAACGATGGCTCTTACATTAAATTTGATGAAAATGCATGCGTCATTATCCGTGAAGATAATTCTCCTCGTGGAACTCGTATTTTCGGACCTGTTGCCCGTGAATTACGTGAAAACAACTTTATGAGAATCATCTCACTAGCGCCAGAAGTTCTATAA
- a CDS encoding SseB family protein yields MHNKDLIAALASYQNKVDHQTTLAVLNQARHADLYVVEKKRSQASSAHLLTLTSPDGHPYIACFSSKAAGENFSQADSQLRIMSFDQLANIIIGQPGKVNGFIIDPHKYNAKFNKEIIKQMLANL; encoded by the coding sequence ATGCATAATAAAGATTTAATTGCTGCTTTAGCTAGTTACCAAAACAAAGTAGACCACCAAACAACTCTGGCAGTCCTAAACCAAGCCCGTCATGCCGATTTATATGTAGTAGAAAAGAAGCGTTCGCAAGCAAGTAGTGCTCATCTGCTCACCCTAACTAGTCCAGATGGCCATCCTTATATCGCCTGTTTTTCCAGCAAAGCAGCTGGTGAAAATTTTAGCCAGGCAGACAGCCAGTTACGTATCATGTCTTTTGATCAATTAGCCAATATAATTATTGGCCAACCAGGTAAAGTTAATGGCTTTATAATTGACCCGCACAAATATAATGCAAAATTCAATAAAGAAATCATTAAGCAAATGCTAGCCAATTTATAA
- the rplB gene encoding 50S ribosomal protein L2, which produces MAIKHYKPTTNGRRNMTGYDFSVITKSTPEKSLLESKKQRAGRGRDGKITVRHRGGGNKRAYRVIDFKRNKDNVEGVVKAIEYDPNRSANIALIHYTDGVKAYILAPRGLEVGTRIQSGPEADIKVGNALPLANIPVGTIIHNIETKPGKGGQLVRAAGTSAQVLGKEGKYVLVRLNSGEVRMILATCRATVGTVGNEQHELINVGKAGRSRWAGKRPTVRGSVMNPNDHPHGGGEGKAPIGLKHQKTPWGKPARGVKTRDKNARSNKLIVRRRNSK; this is translated from the coding sequence ATGGCTATTAAACATTATAAACCGACTACAAATGGTCGTCGTAATATGACTGGTTATGATTTTAGTGTCATTACTAAATCAACCCCAGAAAAAAGTTTATTAGAATCTAAAAAACAACGTGCTGGTCGTGGTCGCGATGGTAAAATCACTGTTCGTCACCGTGGTGGCGGTAACAAGCGTGCTTACCGGGTCATCGACTTCAAACGCAATAAAGATAATGTTGAAGGCGTTGTAAAAGCGATCGAATACGATCCAAACCGTTCAGCTAATATCGCTTTAATCCACTATACAGATGGTGTTAAAGCTTATATTCTTGCCCCTCGTGGTTTAGAAGTAGGCACCCGCATCCAATCTGGTCCTGAAGCGGATATTAAAGTAGGTAATGCCTTACCTTTAGCTAACATTCCAGTGGGTACAATCATCCACAATATTGAAACTAAACCAGGCAAAGGTGGTCAATTAGTACGTGCCGCTGGTACAAGCGCTCAAGTTTTAGGTAAAGAAGGCAAATACGTCCTTGTTCGTCTAAACTCTGGTGAAGTTCGTATGATTTTAGCTACTTGTCGTGCCACTGTCGGTACTGTAGGTAACGAACAACATGAACTAATCAATGTTGGTAAAGCTGGTCGTTCTCGTTGGGCAGGTAAACGTCCTACCGTTCGTGGTTCTGTAATGAACCCTAATGATCACCCACACGGTGGTGGTGAAGGTAAAGCGCCAATCGGTCTGAAACATCAAAAAACCCCTTGGGGTAAACCAGCCCGTGGTGTTAAAACTCGTGATAAGAACGCACGTAGCAACAAGCTAATCGTACGTCGTCGTAATTCTAAATAA
- the rpsJ gene encoding 30S ribosomal protein S10, translating into MAKQKIRIRLKAYEHRALDQSAEKIVETAKRTGAQVAGPVPLPTERSVFTIIRSPHKYKYSREQFEMRTHKRLVDIINPTPKTVDALMKLDLPSGVDIEIKL; encoded by the coding sequence ATGGCAAAACAAAAAATTCGCATTCGCTTAAAAGCGTATGAACATCGGGCATTGGATCAATCTGCTGAAAAGATTGTTGAAACTGCAAAACGGACAGGTGCTCAAGTAGCAGGTCCTGTACCGCTACCAACTGAACGGTCAGTATTTACAATTATCCGCTCACCACATAAATATAAATATTCACGTGAGCAATTTGAAATGCGCACCCATAAACGTCTAGTTGATATTATTAACCCAACACCTAAAACTGTTGATGCGTTAATGAAATTAGACTTACCTTCAGGTGTAGACATCGAAATCAAATTGTAA
- the rpsS gene encoding 30S ribosomal protein S19 encodes MSRSLKKGPFCDDHLMKKVVAQEGAEKKQVIKTWSRRSTIFPNFIGLTIAVYDGRKHVPVYIQEDMVGHKLGEFVPTRTYRGHGKDDKTTRR; translated from the coding sequence ATGAGCCGTAGCTTGAAAAAAGGGCCTTTCTGTGATGACCACTTAATGAAAAAAGTGGTCGCACAAGAAGGAGCAGAAAAGAAACAAGTCATTAAAACTTGGTCACGCCGTTCAACAATTTTCCCTAACTTTATCGGGTTAACAATTGCTGTATACGATGGCCGCAAACACGTACCAGTTTACATCCAAGAAGACATGGTTGGTCACAAATTAGGTGAATTCGTACCAACCCGTACTTACCGTGGACATGGTAAAGACGACAAAACTACTCGTCGCTAA
- the rplV gene encoding 50S ribosomal protein L22 encodes MAEQAKATAKTVRISARKARLVVDLIRNKTVGEAIAILRNTPRSASPVVEKVLMSAVANAEHNYDLDTSKLFVSEAYVNEGPTMKRFRPRARGSASRINKRTSHITVVVKEAEEA; translated from the coding sequence ATGGCAGAACAAGCAAAAGCAACTGCAAAAACAGTTCGTATTTCTGCGCGTAAAGCTCGTTTAGTGGTAGATTTAATTCGCAACAAAACTGTTGGTGAAGCTATCGCAATTTTACGTAACACACCTCGCTCAGCATCTCCTGTAGTAGAGAAAGTGTTAATGTCAGCAGTAGCAAACGCAGAACATAATTATGATCTTGATACAAGTAAATTATTTGTAAGCGAAGCTTACGTAAACGAAGGACCAACTATGAAACGTTTCCGTCCTCGCGCGCGTGGTTCAGCTTCAAGAATTAATAAACGTACAAGTCACATCACAGTAGTCGTTAAAGAAGCAGAGGAGGCGTAA
- the rplC gene encoding 50S ribosomal protein L3 translates to MTKGILGKKVGMTQFFTESGELVPVTVIEAQPNVVLQVKTVETDGYEAVQLGFDDKREKLANKPHKGHVAKAETTPKRFIKEFKDVELGEYETGKEVTVELFQAGDIVDVTGTSKGKGFQGNIKRHGQARGPMSHGSHFHRAPGSIGQASDASRVWKGKELPGRMGGERITIQNLEIVKVDAERNVILIKGNVPGAKKSLIEIKSAVKNSAE, encoded by the coding sequence ATGACTAAAGGAATCTTAGGTAAAAAAGTAGGTATGACGCAATTTTTCACTGAGTCAGGCGAATTAGTCCCTGTAACAGTAATCGAAGCTCAACCAAACGTAGTATTACAAGTAAAAACCGTTGAAACAGACGGTTATGAAGCAGTACAGTTAGGTTTTGATGACAAACGCGAAAAATTAGCCAACAAACCTCATAAAGGTCATGTAGCAAAAGCAGAAACTACTCCTAAGCGCTTCATTAAAGAATTCAAAGATGTTGAGCTAGGAGAATATGAAACAGGCAAAGAAGTAACAGTGGAATTATTCCAAGCTGGCGACATCGTTGATGTAACGGGAACTTCAAAAGGTAAAGGTTTCCAAGGTAACATCAAACGTCATGGGCAAGCACGTGGACCAATGTCACATGGTTCTCACTTCCACCGCGCACCAGGTTCAATCGGACAAGCATCAGATGCTTCTCGCGTGTGGAAAGGTAAAGAATTACCTGGCCGTATGGGCGGCGAACGTATTACAATCCAAAACTTAGAGATTGTAAAAGTTGACGCTGAACGTAATGTTATCTTAATCAAAGGTAACGTACCAGGCGCTAAGAAATCATTAATTGAAATCAAATCAGCTGTTAAAAATTCAGCAGAATAA
- the rpsC gene encoding 30S ribosomal protein S3, with protein MGQKINPTGMRIGVIKDWDARWYADKDFADTLHEDLNIREYIAETLKDASVSQVEIERAANKVNVNIHTAKPGMVIGKGGAEVDALRQNLNNLTGKRVHVNIIEIKKPDLDAKLVAEGICQQLENRVAFRRAQKQAIQRTMKAGAEGIKVQVSGRLNGADMARSETYVEGTVPLHTLRADIDYAWEEADTTYGKLGVKVWICRGEVLPTINNQEEE; from the coding sequence GTGGGTCAAAAAATTAATCCAACCGGTATGCGGATTGGCGTCATTAAAGACTGGGACGCACGCTGGTATGCAGACAAAGACTTTGCTGACACTCTTCACGAAGATTTAAATATCCGTGAGTATATTGCAGAAACTCTTAAAGATGCTTCTGTATCACAAGTAGAAATTGAACGTGCAGCAAACAAAGTAAACGTAAATATCCATACTGCTAAACCAGGTATGGTTATCGGTAAAGGTGGCGCAGAAGTAGACGCCTTACGTCAAAACTTAAATAACCTTACTGGTAAACGTGTACACGTAAATATTATTGAAATCAAAAAACCTGATTTAGATGCTAAATTAGTTGCTGAAGGAATTTGCCAACAGTTAGAAAACCGTGTTGCTTTCCGTCGGGCACAAAAACAAGCGATCCAACGCACTATGAAGGCTGGCGCTGAAGGTATCAAAGTTCAAGTATCAGGTCGTTTAAACGGTGCAGATATGGCCCGTTCAGAAACTTATGTAGAAGGTACAGTTCCATTGCATACTTTACGTGCAGACATCGACTATGCTTGGGAAGAAGCAGACACTACTTATGGTAAGTTAGGTGTTAAAGTTTGGATTTGTCGCGGAGAAGTCCTTCCTACAATTAATAATCAAGAGGAGGAATAA
- the nrdF gene encoding class 1b ribonucleoside-diphosphate reductase subunit beta, whose amino-acid sequence MNAKHYEAINWNDIEDTVDKLTWEKLTEQFWLDTRIPVSNDLDDWRRLSKAEQDMIGKVFGGLTLLDTLQSEEGAVVMQKDARNQKEEAVFSNMHFMESVHAKSYSTIFITLNTNAEIDAIFDWTNHDDLIQYKAEKINEVYQNGTALQKKAASVLLESFLFYSGFYAPLWYLGNNKLPNVAEIIKLILRDESVHGTYIGYKFQLAFNELAEAEQEELKNWVYGLLYDLYANEEKYTATIYDEIGWTEDVNVFVRYNANKALQNLGFDPLFPDTAEDVNPVVMNGISTGTSNHDFFSQVGNGYLLGEVEAMTDDDYATWATNNRREQRMAYRGEKKRRRQAQADQKG is encoded by the coding sequence ATGAATGCAAAACATTATGAAGCAATCAATTGGAATGATATAGAAGATACGGTTGATAAGCTGACCTGGGAAAAATTGACTGAGCAGTTCTGGTTAGATACCCGGATTCCTGTCTCTAATGACTTGGATGACTGGCGCCGTCTATCCAAGGCAGAACAAGATATGATTGGCAAGGTATTTGGCGGTCTAACCTTACTTGATACCCTGCAATCTGAAGAGGGTGCCGTTGTTATGCAAAAAGATGCCCGTAACCAAAAGGAAGAAGCCGTCTTTTCAAATATGCATTTTATGGAATCGGTCCATGCTAAGTCTTACTCAACTATTTTTATCACGCTTAATACCAATGCGGAAATTGATGCAATTTTTGACTGGACCAATCACGATGATCTGATTCAATATAAGGCAGAGAAGATTAATGAGGTTTATCAAAATGGAACTGCTCTACAGAAAAAAGCAGCTTCAGTTCTTTTAGAGTCATTCCTCTTTTATTCAGGTTTTTATGCGCCACTTTGGTATCTAGGAAATAATAAATTACCTAACGTCGCAGAAATTATTAAACTGATTTTACGAGATGAGTCGGTACATGGCACCTATATTGGTTATAAGTTCCAATTAGCTTTTAATGAATTAGCTGAAGCTGAACAAGAAGAATTAAAGAATTGGGTTTACGGCTTACTGTATGACCTATATGCTAATGAAGAAAAATATACAGCAACCATCTATGATGAGATTGGCTGGACAGAAGATGTTAACGTTTTTGTTCGTTATAATGCTAATAAAGCTTTGCAAAACCTCGGCTTTGATCCGCTTTTCCCAGATACAGCCGAGGATGTTAATCCAGTAGTGATGAATGGTATATCAACAGGTACCTCTAACCACGATTTCTTCTCTCAAGTGGGTAATGGCTACCTATTAGGTGAAGTTGAAGCCATGACAGATGACGACTATGCAACTTGGGCAACCAACAACCGTCGGGAGCAACGCATGGCTTATCGGGGTGAGAAAAAGCGTCGTCGCCAAGCGCAAGCTGATCAAAAAGGCTAA
- the rpmC gene encoding 50S ribosomal protein L29, whose product MNKFSEIKALSTDELNQKEQEFKQELFNLRFQLATGQLENTARIKEVRKQIARIKTALRQNEIAE is encoded by the coding sequence ATGAATAAATTTAGCGAAATTAAAGCCTTATCCACTGATGAACTAAACCAAAAAGAGCAAGAGTTCAAACAAGAACTATTCAATTTACGATTCCAATTGGCAACTGGTCAATTAGAAAATACTGCCCGCATTAAGGAAGTTCGTAAACAAATCGCTCGTATTAAAACTGCATTACGTCAAAACGAAATTGCAGAATAA
- the rpsQ gene encoding 30S ribosomal protein S17: MAEERNDRKVLQGRVVSDKMEKTIVVQVDTFKFHPTYKKRIKYSKKYKAHDENNAAKLGDIVRIMETRPLSKDKYFRLVDIVEESVII, translated from the coding sequence ATGGCAGAAGAACGTAATGATCGTAAAGTGCTACAAGGCCGGGTTGTTTCTGACAAAATGGAGAAAACAATCGTTGTCCAAGTAGATACTTTCAAATTTCATCCAACATATAAAAAACGTATTAAATATTCTAAAAAATACAAAGCACATGATGAAAACAACGCTGCTAAGCTTGGAGATATCGTAAGAATCATGGAAACTCGTCCATTATCTAAAGATAAATACTTCCGCTTAGTAGATATCGTTGAAGAATCAGTAATTATCTAA